GttagattattttttagccaaaacaatgttgttgtttttttcaCTTAAGCCACTTGAAACCATGTCAAAACTCTTTGCTTCTTAGCATTTATGTAGGTAGATTTTTAATGGTTCTCATTAACAAAACTTAAAGGAAGATAAATATGTTACACAGATATAAGTTTGAAATATTTGGTATCATAGAAAAAGGTTTGACTAAATGTGTCATAGTGGCAtcatttaaggttttttttttttttgggtaacttGTGCCATAAGATATAAGATATATTCTCTAAAGCCTTGTACTTTTGCACTAAATGGTTTGGCATATgactttatttgaagtgctagaatttgaatttttcaccTAATTGTTCGAGATtttaagaaaaacattttatcTAACATAGTATCATAGAAGGACTCGGTGGATCATACATTGGCATTCCTCGCAGGCTccattcatttcacaaaaaaataacttctaaGAGAACGCTTTTCGAATTTTCTGgtattcatttcatggaaaatgaactagccaagaaaaatgttttccgctattaaaaaaaaaaaaaacaccttcaaaaatggggaaaatgttttccacttttcaaaaatggaaaatgtttttcataacttcttccaccttacTTTCTTTTACCAatcacattttcattttatttttatattttttttttattaaattgagtttttattaaattgagttttatttttcttttgtttctttccttttcatcttcttctttggccttgGCTAGTAGCTGGCCATGGTGGCAATCGGCGACCGACCGCGAGccggcttgagcctcgccgattTGGTGAAGCCAAGCTTGCCCTAGGCCACCGAGCTCGACTCTCGCCGGAGGTTCGTTGGGCTCTAGCGAGCTCAGCGAGGCCCGAGCCCCACCCAACTTGTAAGATTTGGCGAAGCCGAGCTCACCCGACAAACCTCGACTTCACCAGATCAAGGGAGGCGGAGCCTCGCCGAAATCTAGCGAGCTTGAGCCTTGTCGGTCTGGGGTGAGGCTACCAATCACTGCCATGGCCGATGACTAGtcaaggccaaggaagaagatgaaaagaaagaaaagaaaaaaagaaatggaaaggaaggaaaaaattgaaaattattgaaaatgagtATGTGTAGGAAatgattttccttaccaaaggtgaaaaatattttctaattcatttttaaatttcaaccgaacattagaaaatatagttatttttctaaaaaatgacttcctaaaaaatatttttcagaaacgCCATGTTTTCCACGAAATGAATAGAGCTTcaatttcctttgctttttattCATGCTATTTTGTCTATGCTCCACTCCAACTACTTACCCTATTAACGTAGTTCTGTCCATATCTTCTCTTTGTTAGGATTCGGCGCATAATTACAAGGAAATCGGGAATAAAAGTGAGAACGAGAATTTAAGACGCAAGATTTTATCTTGGTTCACCCTTAAATTAAGACTATGTCCAACAAAGGATTCTACTTTAGTTAACAGTTAACATTTTGCACCTCACTATTTCATTCTTCAATTACAAAAAAGGAGATaatttatacaaaatttatgggTCCAAACCCAAATTACTTATAAAATATGGCTCAAACTATAAAAGCCTTCTAAGCGGGACCCCAGTGCTTTCCTATTGATGGAGAGTACGAAGTACACCTCAACATTGATCAATGTAGGTTGCCCACAAATAGTGTTAAACTCATTTAAGTGTGTAGGAAAAGAATCACCTTAACTCATCCAGAAGGTGTACAGTTGCGACTTCCACAAAAATAACATATTCACGAGCAACTAGCTCTAAAAAGGTTTTCCAACTTCGTCCAAGATCCTTCACCATTTTTTCAAAGGTCATGTTCACCAAGATGTTATCAACATGACATAGCCAGATCAGACTCCACGCCCTTTGATCGTTGTCGTTCCACACCTTCAATTCATCAGGTGTGGACTCGGACTCCTTTGCcttctccttggatttttcctCAGATTTATCATCTTTGACCATGTGCCACAAGAATTACAATCCACAGGTATAACCTCCATCTTCACTTTCCATAACTCGAAAAACTTTCCTTCAAACTTCTCTACTTCAATTCGTAATTGATGACATCTTCCTAAGATTTGATTTTTCGAATCTCTCTTCACCGATAAACCCTAACCTCAAACCAAGGTCCGATACCAAACATTAAGATTTGGCGCACAATTGCAaggaaatcaagaataaaagtgagaaagaatATTTGAGACACAAAGTTTTATTTAGATTCATCCTTAAACTAGGGTTACATCCAATAGATGATTCAACTATAATTAGCACCTCACGCCTCTCTATTTCATCTCTGAATGACAAAAGCAAGAAATAGTATATACTTAATAGCTATTCATGAGTCTAAATATAAAGATCACATGCCTTCCTATCGATGGATAGTATGAATCACACTCCAACACTCTTACATATGTAAAAAAATGGCTTACATATGAGgtagtgttatgaaatacatgaatgaatattcattatattcatcttatccaatgtacttattatgatacatttgtatcaaatgttctaagtacatctccctatacaatgaatgttcGTCTCCATTATcttgtacatgtatcattcgatatattgatattaatgataagtacattcttgttctcctataaataggagtttaagTTTTGATGTATAATAACACAACAACACAGAACAACAATCACAATACAGTGAAATATCTGactttctctactatctctagTATTCACttactttctcttctcaatctcttctctattatatatttgcaatgcaatattttacaacaggTAGGAGTTTTAACTAATATATTATAAACACATTGATTATCCCCCTCATTTGTAAGTTGATCCATTGCAAATTTGCTTAGTCGGGTTTAGCTATTGTGAAATGGGCACGTCTCCTTTTTTGTGTGAGTTAGTGGCTATGAGCAACCACCACAAGTGATGAATTTGAGAAAGGAGTATCAAGATTCTAACTCTTTATCctggggaaaattatccaataaaTCCTTAACCTATTacattttcatcaattcaatcataaacttgtTTATTGTGCCAGctgaatcataaacattttcacattttaccaattgagtttatccaattaattttaactGGAAATTATTAACATGAATGCTAAACATTTTACGTGACATGATCAACGTTGACatggattattttttatatttttttgattttttttcttttattaatagcTATGTCCAATGAGGTCGCTAGATCGAGCTAATatgaacaatttatttttaaataattttttgaatttttttattcttttattaacAACTATGGTTAGTGAGGTCATTGGCTAGCTATTAccaaccataggcaagggccacaacacccttgcttgtggccaacGATGGTCGGCTGATAAGttgttataaaaagaaaaagaaaaagaaaagaaaagaacaaaagaaaaataaaataaaataatttcaaaataaaaataaaaatatctacgTCGACTGATCAATGCCATGTAAGATGATTAGCATCTATGTCAgttatttccaatcaaaattaaccaaatggacttaattggcaaatatgaaaaagtttgtaattaatttgcacaatcaaaagatttaggaaaattaataaaagcgcAATACGTTTAtgacttttggataattttatattttatcttgTGCTAAAGATAACGAGTTGACAATGTAATTGCATTATCTCACTTAACATGGTGTTCAAGTTTGATAGGTGAATATGCTAAAACCCTTTGGCAAATATAGACTTGGGGGCCCTCTTttttgaggccaaggtaaatgCCCAACCACTAGTGATTGGGCTAGCCAAACAACGAATTAAAAATTAGACACCAtttgttttggaaaaaattgaataatttagaaaatattttaaaaaaaaattattgtaaaTAAAAACAATCCCCCTTGTTCTTAGAGTGCATATATTTAGAGGACAATCCAAAAGAGGAGGAGCTATCTGAATGTGACTGCCATACGGTCCAGGTTCACCCGCAACATTGTAGATGGCCGACAATACAACCTCAGACACTCTACCCCGTTGACGTTTCCACTCTGTTTTTCGCATACAATGTTCTTAGACGCAGTTGATCTCGTCCAAAGACGGGCAAGTTCCAGAAAAGTTGCTGTTGCCTTTCACTTGGATTACCGTCCCAGATTTTGTCATATCAAGAGATGCAGTAGCCTTATGTGATTATGGCTAGCTTTGGTGACGATAATCTTTAAACGGTacgataataaaatttatcaaatgacatgtgactttatttctttttttcttggatttgaCAATTAGGTGGTACCTAACCCACTTTTCGCACACTTGGCTAGTCCACCTCCTCGAGCAAACTCCCCatattgatatgataaattggaaaatttacttcttgattgctcttaataaaatttgaactcaagatCTCAAATTCCGTAAACATCGGAGGGAGAGAATCTCCAACTacaattgtactttcatgaaTATATTTGTTGAAGTAGTAATCATTATCCCATTAATGagttatttaaaagaaaaaaaaaaggttatatgAAAATACATCTATAGGCATACACTAAACCTTGTATGTGTACACatgacaagaaaagaagagcagtTAAATTGACTGGTAAGTCTGAAGAAACGTCCAAAATCAGAAGATAGCCGCTGATTCCGTCCAGGTTCATCCTTCTTTCGGACACCCCACCTTAGGATTTCGCTTCTATACATGGGATTCTCTCTCCtacccatctctctctttcagTTATATATCAGAGAGagaatcagagagagagagagagagatggaactGGGGAGCTCAGATCAGAGGACTTcaagcaagagagaaagagaggagtaCCATGTAGCCCACAAGATCCCTTCTGGCGATACTCCATATGTCAGAGCCAAGCACGCTCAGGTACCTCCTCTATTCCACCATCTTGCAGAATCTCGTCTGAATTTCCAGCATTGTTTTGGAATCATTTTATCCTTTAAGAATATGCACCTTTTTAATCAGAATTATCGTCAGAAGAAAACCAAAGAGATGAGGTTAATTAACAGTTTCGTGATTCTAGCACAGAAGTCTCATCGGCGATCGATCGATTCATATAAAGCTCATGATAAACTCTTTTCAATAGATAAAGATATCTCGCGTGTGAAATcaccaataaatttttttcgaaCATTTCTCGTCTTGAAATCATTTTAGTTATGCATCCGGAGATGACTAAAGTTAAATGCATAGCAATTGGGAACGAAAGCATGCAAATAATTCAAGGAGAATCGGCATCGCCTCCACCATCATCAAGTCTAAATATCATCTTAGGGTATGAGCAAAACATGCTTTAAGATGGAGCgattttcttgaaattcgaAACAAATAGAGTACGATATTGTTAGAACTAGAAATCTTATATTGAAATCATTTTAGTTATACATCTGAAGATCACCAAAGTCAACGCATACCAATTAAGAACGAAAGTACGCGGACAATTCAAGGAGAATCATATCATCTACATCGGAGGGTATGAGCGACACATGCTTTAAGACAGtgcaattttcttaaaattaaaaatgataagaGTAGGGTCTTGCTACAACTAGAAACCCTATTATTTATCAATCGACCAAGAAATCTCTCTCCAGCATTCTTGATATCAAGGTTATGCAACTTCATCATTCTGTGGATTTATTCATACATATGATAGTAGATACATGGACAGATAATCGCCAATTTCCTACACAAAATACAATTTGATGAAGGACCCAATCAAATGCATCTGCTCTTGCTGATCAATATGTTCGATTTCTTACTCTTGCTGAACTGATTAAATCAACAGCTAGTTCAGAAAGACCCAGAAGCAGCGATAGTGCTGTTCTGGAAGGCGATAAATGCAGGAGATAGGGTGGACAGCGCGTTGAAGGACATGGCAGTTGTGATGAAGCAACTCGATAGGGGCGAAGAAGCCATCGAAGCCGTCAAGTCCTTTCGTGGCCTTTGCTCCAAGCAGTCTCAAGAATCGCTTGATAACGTCCTCATCGACTTGTACAAGGTATGATAATACTTCATACGCGTGTGTACCTGTTGCTTCGCTTCTGTCTATACATAAACTCATTGCATACTTATAAAGTGATTTAGGTATATAATTCTTCAAATAATATTGACAAAAAAGTAACTATAGATCATATGCGCTTATGTTTATGACCCAGTACATAGAAACCTTTCTGGAGGGTGTATGCATTGCTTGCATGCATTGTAACTTGATGATGTGATAATAATCAATGGCAATTATCTGAAAGACGGTGGGAATCATGGTTAAGTGGTTAAGCACTTTGAAGTAGATGTGACAGATTTCATGTTCAAATGAAAGCGTCCCATACTCATCATGGAAGTAAATCAAAGGGGCCACTAACACTATCCTATGGGCGAAACCTTACTCCTGATGCACGTAAACAGGGGTAGACTACCATATATGTGTATGATTGGTCAAGTCGAGAAAGTTTGATTAtttcatattattaaaattatattttaaaaaaatacataacTCATACAAAGATAGATATATACAGAATagagattattatttttagatctTAAAAAAGACTAATAACGAGGGAAAGGGTATTGAcgttctctttttgttttcttttgtgagAATTATAACGTACAGAAATGTGGGAAAGTGGAGGAGCAGATAGAGCTGCTAAAGAGGAAGCTGAGGCAGATATTCCAAGGCGAGATCTTCAATGGGAAGCCCACCAAGAGGGCCCGTTCTCATGGCAAGAAGTTCCAGGTCTCTGTTAAGCAAGAGACCTCCAGGTTATTGGTATGCTCTCTtagtaatcttatttttttatttattttttccatacataataaaaaataaaaataaaatttcaggATTTCATGTTTATTCTcaagtatttgacaaaatgCAGGGAAATTTGGGATGGGCCTACATGCAGAAGCCCAACTACATGGCTGCTGAAGTGGTGTATAAAAAAGCCCAAATGATCGATCCGGATGCCAACAAGGCCTGCAACCTCAGCCTCTGTCTCATCAAACAAGGCCGGTACAACGAGGCCCGCGCGATTCTCAACGACGTGTTGGGGGGCAAGCTTCCAGGCTCCAACGACTATAAGCCGAGGAGGAGAGCGGAGGAATTGCTCTCGGAGGTGAGGTCGAGGCAGCCGCAGCCCGACTTCTCGGATCTCTTGGGCCTCGACATGGACGACGACTTCGTCAAGGGGATCGAGAGGTTGATGAATGAGTGGGCTCCATCGAGGTCCAAGAGACTCCCGATTTTCGAAGAGATCTCTTCATTCAGGGATCGGCTGACATGTTAGTAGGACATCTCTCTCGTGCTGTGGTTGGTGGGTCTGAATTAGGTACAGAGGAAAATAGGGTTTGAGTTCATCTGTTGTCTGTGAATATGTTGGTCTGGTCCTGGGGCGGGCGGTGCTAAGCGAAAGCTTGGATGGGCAAAAGGGAAAGGATCTGATTAGTGATAAGCCATGCGTTCGTCAAAGCAGAATTatcaaagttgaaaaccaaTAGTTTATTGACCTTGTTATTTCTGTTGAATAAGTGTGCAAGAAGGTTTGGAATTTCTATCCCGTTTGCCAAAATTCTGTGTCTCTATTGTGAAACAAGCTATTCAAAAGAGTAACTCCCAAACCATTCTAACATTACAGTAGAACACATGGAGAATCTGGGGAAGCAAATCCGAACTGTAAGACTGGATTGCTTACTTTGTAAAG
The sequence above is drawn from the Eucalyptus grandis isolate ANBG69807.140 chromosome 11, ASM1654582v1, whole genome shotgun sequence genome and encodes:
- the LOC104426878 gene encoding protein SULFUR DEFICIENCY-INDUCED 1 isoform X1, with product MELGSSDQRTSSKREREEYHVAHKIPSGDTPYVRAKHAQLVQKDPEAAIVLFWKAINAGDRVDSALKDMAVVMKQLDRGEEAIEAVKSFRGLCSKQSQESLDNVLIDLYKNYNVQKCGKVEEQIELLKRKLRQIFQGEIFNGKPTKRARSHGKKFQVSVKQETSRLLGNLGWAYMQKPNYMAAEVVYKKAQMIDPDANKACNLSLCLIKQGRYNEARAILNDVLGGKLPGSNDYKPRRRAEELLSEVRSRQPQPDFSDLLGLDMDDDFVKGIERLMNEWAPSRSKRLPIFEEISSFRDRLTC
- the LOC104426878 gene encoding protein SULFUR DEFICIENCY-INDUCED 1 isoform X2, which encodes MELGSSDQRTSSKREREEYHVAHKIPSGDTPYVRAKHAQLVQKDPEAAIVLFWKAINAGDRVDSALKDMAVVMKQLDRGEEAIEAVKSFRGLCSKQSQESLDNVLIDLYKKCGKVEEQIELLKRKLRQIFQGEIFNGKPTKRARSHGKKFQVSVKQETSRLLGNLGWAYMQKPNYMAAEVVYKKAQMIDPDANKACNLSLCLIKQGRYNEARAILNDVLGGKLPGSNDYKPRRRAEELLSEVRSRQPQPDFSDLLGLDMDDDFVKGIERLMNEWAPSRSKRLPIFEEISSFRDRLTC